Genomic window (Fibrobacter sp. UWH6):
GCTCGTGATGCCGGCAATGCTTTGTGGGGTGGTGTTGCATCGTATCAGTATGGTTTAACTTGGCTAGGAATGCATGTGGCTTCCGATGCAGCTGCTGGATGGGGCGCTTTGTCAAAGCAGGGAAGAAAAATGCAAATCTATGGGGCCATTGGATGTGGTGTCGGTAGAGGAACTTGTGAAGATTATACAAGTCGATCAATGCAGGATTGGGGCTATTCTCGTGATTTTGGAAAACCTCGCTAAAATAAGTGTTTTTTAAAGGATGAAAAATACCTTGTATAGTTCCCGTAGAGAGAAATTATAGTGAAAAAAATGTTTGAAAATTTTAGCAGCAATGTTTATTTATTTTGGGAAAATTTCACTAAATTAGGTGTGGTTTTATTTACGCTGGCAAATGTCCTTTTTTTAGGCATGTGTAGCAGACCTGAATATTCTGAGGGACAGCCTTATACTCTATTGAAATCTCAAAACGCTGATGGTCAACTTTCCTTTTGTGAAATCGAAGGGAGAAAAATATATCATTACAAAAAACCGAAAAAAATTGATGGCTTGCAATATTATTATCGCGGCGATCGAGATGTTAGGGATGAATGGGGGCTTGCGTATAAAGATAGGAATGGATATCATCCGTTAATATCTGTTCTGGTTCCCTTCCAACAATCGCCTGGTTTGGAGTTTTTCGTTTTCGATAAGCCCAATGAGTATACTGTCTTTTATTATTTGAACAATGAGGATGGTCGAATTGATAGTATTCGAGTTGATGAACAACCCTTTTCGAAAAAAGTTGTGTTCAAGAAATTAAATCGGTTTGATTTAAATGAATTGTACGTGAAGAATTCGGCTTGTTTTGTAGATAGGGGGCGAAAATGACATCAAAAATATTGTCAATCCTGTGTATTTTATCGCTGTGCGTCGAGGCTGTGATTGAAATTCAACATTTTTTTTTGGACGCTTCTTTTGATTGTTTTAGCTTGATTTGGGTAATACGTTGCTTTGTCATTCTGTTTTTGGTTGTTTCGGCTGTAGCCTTGTTTATTGAAACGATAAATGTGCATATTCGATATTTACCAAGAAAGTCGTGGCTGGTTCTTGTTTGGTTAATTGCGTTCATTGTTTGGTGTCAAATGTTGTGCTCGCCGAATTGATGTGATAATTGTAATTTTTAGCCGAAAAAAGTCTATGAGCAACTGAAAATTTCCTATGATTGGAGAAGTATGCCGGTCGAATTCCTACATGAAACAGGTGACAACTCCAAGGACTACAAGCTCCTGATGGCTTACGACGGCTCGGGCCGCCGCATCTCGAAGACTCGCTACGCCAAGGACGATCAGTTCGGCTACTGGTACCTTGACCATGTGACGCACTACACCGGCATCGGCACCGAGGTGCGCGAAGCCATGCGCCGTTCTGCATCTCCCAAGCCGGATGTCGTCGTGAATATGCCCCAGGGCCTGGGCCGCTACGGCGTGGAACGTTATTCTGATTCCTATGTTGCCAAAAGTGCCAATGAAAATACACAAGCATCCTTTGAATGGTTCCTCAAGAACCACATTGGCTCTACAATGCTGGTCTATGGAACGCAGACCGTCGATGATGCTGGTTTTGTTGACCTAGGTTCATCAAAGGCTGCCTACGACTACCGCGCCTTCGGCGAGCAGATAACGCTCTCGGAACCCGCTGAAAAAGTGACGGAAACGTTTACAGGCAAGGAACGCGACGACGAAACCGAGCTGAACTACTTCGGCGCAAGATATCTGGATCCAATGCTTGGATTGTGGATTAGTGTGGATCCGGCTCGTCAGTTTAGTAGTCCGTATCTGTATGCCGGAAATGGCGTGAACCCAGTGAATGTAATTGACCCCGATGGAAATAAAGTTTTTTATCATCCTTCAGTACGGAGTAATCAAAATTTTAAAAATGAATTTTCTACAGCAATCCAATATTTGAATAAAGGGGGCGTGTCGGGAACATTCGCATGGCTTCAAAAAAGACCAGAAAAAATCTATATTGCAAAGGCGGCTAATGGAGAAGGTTCTACAATAGACTATGATGATTATATGAAAGCAATTGTTATAAATTGGAATCCTAATGAGGCTTTGGTTTTTCCTGAGGGTACACAGAGTCCTGCTCTAGGAGTTTTACATGAAGGATTTCATGCAAAAGGCTTTTTGAAAAATCCTTCGTTGTATATGAAAAGGTTTCTGGAAAACGATGACCAATATGATAATAAAGAAGAACGGCGGGTTATCGAAGGTCCTGAGTCATGGGCTGCAGAAAAATTGGGGGAGTCTATTCGCTTTAATCATGGTGGTGAACCTGTTTACGTAGAACATTCTGATGAACTTCCGGAGTAAAATGAAAAAGTTGTTGTTTTTTCTCCCTATTTATATATATGCCAGTTGTGATGTCTTTTTGCAAGATAGAATTCCTTTGACAAATGATGGAATACGATATTTGAATGAATCGTTTGTTGAATCGTTTGTTATTCAATACGATTCATCAGATAATTCGACAAAATGGAAAAAAAATGTTTTCAGTAATCAGGTATGTTCTGATATTGAACAGTCATTTGGGAAAACATATTTACTTCAAAAAAATAAACCATCATTGTTTGGGTTCATTTTATGTGGAAAACAGGTGTATTTTATTGAAAAATATGTAAATCTTTACAGAGAAGATCGTAATATTTTTATTCCAATAGATTCTATCCCTTCATTAAAGAAAAATCTAATGGGTGTAGAAGCTTATAAAAAGAATTACGACATCCGTGTAAAAAAAATAAGACCGGAATTGACCAAGTAAAATTGTATTTCTCTAGAATAAATAAAACAGTGATGCCAAACCGTAACTTGAAAAAAGCAAAG
Coding sequences:
- a CDS encoding RHS repeat domain-containing protein, which translates into the protein MPVEFLHETGDNSKDYKLLMAYDGSGRRISKTRYAKDDQFGYWYLDHVTHYTGIGTEVREAMRRSASPKPDVVVNMPQGLGRYGVERYSDSYVAKSANENTQASFEWFLKNHIGSTMLVYGTQTVDDAGFVDLGSSKAAYDYRAFGEQITLSEPAEKVTETFTGKERDDETELNYFGARYLDPMLGLWISVDPARQFSSPYLYAGNGVNPVNVIDPDGNKVFYHPSVRSNQNFKNEFSTAIQYLNKGGVSGTFAWLQKRPEKIYIAKAANGEGSTIDYDDYMKAIVINWNPNEALVFPEGTQSPALGVLHEGFHAKGFLKNPSLYMKRFLENDDQYDNKEERRVIEGPESWAAEKLGESIRFNHGGEPVYVEHSDELPE